From the Bacteroidia bacterium genome, one window contains:
- a CDS encoding T9SS type A sorting domain-containing protein produces MKTLATFILVALCASAALAQTPSVTTTYRSRDITQTSATVGGSITYSGNSDDIIRRGVVWDTNPNPKVSDFRIRKGSGTGNYWCDLTGLQPNTTYYARAYAVTDNGRTYGNQIVFTTLADPVFGTVTDIDANTYTTVIIGSQEWMMENLKVTRYSNGDPIQHVTNNATWFNINTATDKGAYCNYDNDASNVPTYGRLYNWYAATDARNIAPAGFRVPSRDDWNEMELYLGSTGSGSTVNGIGRKLKEIGTIHWTSPNDATNISGFTALPAGYRSQGGSYLQRGDRARLWSTSLSGGWAFYRELYYSSDDIVFVIASPNKDNYRLLGLSVRCMRDIQKISASSGPGGTISPTGLVIVGEGENKSFTFTPDPGYEIASVKVNGVPVPNPQSTYTFTNVISDQSIAVEFAPLPGSIEGVLTSGSSGLSGVTVKLLDGNGNPLPGFDPVLSGSNGQYEFSPLPPAAYQIMLVEPFGYTIDQNPKAVTVLPATVHTLDFSLTPVATSNDARGRGYWKHQYDVHVTSQGQAQETASQLADYITAVHAHYTPRFDLFAGVASFQQWQTALTGVNPQPMHGKAKRELAALLMNFFSLKIGPVSVVTLDGRTAADVMTYVSVLLTDNNSGNDALAKDLAERVNNQVMIGAGIVPAGNIVYKGSASGRESGRHVPDFSLSRNFPNPFNPSTTIQYSIPESAEVTLRVFDASGRIVAELVNGAKAAGSYAVTFDASSLASGVYFYRLEVEGRVLTHSMTLQK; encoded by the coding sequence ATGAAAACATTAGCAACCTTCATCCTGGTGGCCCTTTGCGCCTCGGCGGCGTTGGCCCAGACACCGTCGGTGACTACCACCTACCGCAGCCGCGACATCACGCAAACCTCGGCTACGGTAGGCGGCAGTATCACTTACAGCGGCAACAGCGATGATATCATCCGACGGGGTGTCGTGTGGGACACGAACCCGAATCCCAAAGTCAGCGACTTCAGAATCAGGAAGGGGTCGGGTACGGGGAATTACTGGTGTGATCTTACAGGATTGCAACCGAATACCACCTACTATGCACGCGCGTATGCCGTCACCGATAACGGCAGAACCTACGGCAATCAAATCGTCTTTACCACTCTCGCCGATCCTGTCTTCGGTACGGTCACGGACATCGACGCCAACACCTACACGACGGTGATCATCGGTTCGCAGGAATGGATGATGGAAAACCTCAAGGTGACACGCTACAGCAACGGCGATCCGATTCAGCACGTCACCAATAATGCGACCTGGTTCAATATAAACACCGCCACCGACAAAGGCGCGTATTGCAACTACGACAACGATGCTTCGAACGTCCCGACCTACGGACGACTCTACAATTGGTACGCAGCCACAGATGCGCGCAACATCGCGCCGGCGGGATTCCGTGTTCCTTCGAGAGATGACTGGAACGAAATGGAATTGTATCTCGGGAGCACCGGCAGCGGCTCCACCGTCAATGGGATCGGTCGAAAGCTCAAGGAGATCGGCACGATACATTGGACCTCGCCGAACGACGCAACAAATATCAGCGGTTTTACCGCGCTGCCGGCCGGGTATCGCTCGCAAGGCGGATCCTACCTGCAGCGGGGAGACAGAGCACGACTGTGGAGCACTTCGCTCTCGGGAGGCTGGGCCTTTTACCGCGAGCTGTATTACAGCAGCGATGATATCGTGTTCGTCATCGCCTCTCCGAACAAGGATAACTACCGGCTGCTCGGTCTTTCCGTGCGTTGCATGCGTGACATCCAGAAAATCAGCGCATCGTCCGGACCCGGCGGCACCATCTCACCGACCGGACTCGTGATAGTTGGTGAGGGTGAAAATAAAAGCTTTACCTTCACTCCCGATCCGGGATATGAGATAGCTTCGGTGAAGGTGAACGGTGTACCAGTACCGAATCCGCAGTCCACGTACACGTTCACGAATGTCATCAGCGATCAGAGCATCGCGGTGGAATTCGCGCCGTTACCCGGAAGTATCGAAGGTGTGCTCACTTCGGGCAGCAGCGGACTCTCCGGCGTCACCGTCAAACTGCTCGATGGAAACGGAAATCCTCTTCCCGGCTTCGATCCGGTCCTCTCAGGCAGTAACGGACAGTACGAATTCTCGCCGCTTCCGCCGGCGGCGTATCAAATCATGTTGGTGGAACCCTTCGGCTATACCATCGATCAGAATCCCAAAGCGGTCACCGTACTCCCCGCCACCGTACACACGCTGGACTTCTCTCTCACGCCTGTAGCCACCAGCAACGACGCCAGAGGCAGGGGCTACTGGAAGCATCAGTATGATGTGCACGTTACGTCGCAGGGACAAGCGCAGGAAACGGCATCCCAACTTGCGGACTACATCACCGCAGTGCACGCGCATTACACCCCGCGCTTCGATCTGTTCGCGGGCGTTGCGTCCTTCCAGCAGTGGCAGACGGCTCTGACCGGAGTCAATCCCCAGCCCATGCACGGAAAGGCGAAACGGGAGCTTGCCGCGCTGCTCATGAATTTCTTCTCACTGAAAATCGGACCTGTCAGTGTCGTCACTCTGGACGGGCGCACCGCGGCGGATGTGATGACCTACGTCTCAGTACTTCTTACCGACAATAATTCCGGCAACGATGCGCTCGCGAAGGATCTCGCCGAACGCGTCAACAATCAGGTGATGATAGGCGCGGGCATAGTACCAGCCGGGAATATTGTGTACAAGGGCAGCGCGTCGGGACGGGAGTCCGGAAGGCACGTTCCCGATTTTTCTCTCTCGCGCAACTTCCCCAATCCCTTCAATCCCTCGACGACGATTCAATACTCCATTCCTGAAAGCGCTGAAGTCACGCTGCGCGTATTCGATGCGAGCGGTCGTATCGTTGCGGAACTGGTCAACGGCGCGAAAGCAGCCGGATCCTACGCCGTAACCTTCGACGCTTCTTCGCTCGCGAGCGGCGTGTACTTCTACCGTCTCGAAGTTGAAGGTCGCGTGCTCACGCATTCGATGACGCTGCAAAAATAA